From the genome of Vicia villosa cultivar HV-30 ecotype Madison, WI linkage group LG2, Vvil1.0, whole genome shotgun sequence, one region includes:
- the LOC131650185 gene encoding secreted RxLR effector protein 161-like, with protein MEDSNPASSPVEPNVKLEKHGEEEKVDATLFKQIIGSLRYVCNSRPDIGFAVGLLSRYMSELRVLHMKVARRILRYLKGSINYGILFRQDSEGKEAIVNCFSYADWCGYKEDQRSTTGYLFLVFGAPISWCSKK; from the coding sequence ATGGAAGACTCGAATCCTGCCTCATCACCCGTCGAACCAAATGTGAAgttggagaagcatggagaggaagAAAAAGTTGATGCAACTTTGTTCAAACAAATTATTGGATCTCTGAGGTATGTGTGCAACAGTCGACCTGATATAGGATTTGCTGTTGGATTATTAAGCAGATATATGAGTGAACTAAGGGTGTTACACATGAAGGTTGCAAGAAGAATCCTGAGATATTTGAAAGGATCAATAAACTATGGAATACTATTTCGACAAGACTCTGAAGGAAAAGAAGCAATAGTAAATTGTTTTTCATATGCTGATTGGTGTGGATATAAGGAAGATCAAAGAAGCACAACTGGATACTTGTTTCTAGTATTTGGTGCCCCAAtctcatggtgttcgaagaaaTAA